A DNA window from Carnobacterium funditum DSM 5970 contains the following coding sequences:
- a CDS encoding dihydrofolate reductase: protein MIAFLWAQDENGIIGNHGTLPWTLPNDLNYFKKMTQENAVVMGRKTFEGMGKRPLPNRVNIILTTDQNYQASGVEVMHSVNEVIAFARQYEKDTFITGGTAVFKTFMPFAEVLYKTVIHAEFEGDTTIPDIDWNKWKLVHTEAGLVDERNKYPHDFETYYKK from the coding sequence ATGATTGCATTTTTATGGGCACAAGACGAAAATGGAATAATTGGAAACCACGGCACACTTCCTTGGACTTTACCTAACGATTTAAACTATTTCAAAAAAATGACACAAGAAAATGCAGTCGTAATGGGTAGAAAAACATTTGAAGGAATGGGCAAACGACCATTACCCAATAGAGTAAATATCATTTTAACAACAGATCAAAATTATCAAGCTAGTGGTGTTGAAGTCATGCATAGCGTAAATGAAGTGATAGCTTTCGCTAGGCAATATGAAAAGGACACTTTTATCACTGGTGGAACAGCTGTTTTTAAAACATTTATGCCATTTGCAGAGGTATTGTATAAAACAGTCATACACGCCGAATTTGAAGGAGATACGACAATTCCAGATATTGATTGGAATAAGTGGAAACTCGTTCACACTGAAGCAGGTTTGGTGGATGAACGCAATAAGTATCCTCATGACTTTGAAACGTATTACAAAAAGTGA
- a CDS encoding DegV family protein: protein MNKIAIVTDSSAQLSSDEIKRLGIHVLPLTILIDDKTYIDGENIQKVEFMNLMEKTTNLPKTSQPPLGKFLELYDKLGEDGGEVISIHMTESLSGTVNAARQAAQMTETKVTVIDSNFTDRGLAFQVIEAAKLATNGANEETILNKIEAVKARTSLFICVRTLDNLVKGGRVSRVVGTVSNLMNMKLIFELVDGKLESRVKGRGMKPINKWNQALKETLTQTKNLAEVSFSHAADFDYVNDLKEDFQLVMPDVLMTMDHTGPIIATHTGKGAYAIIYYEKQGI, encoded by the coding sequence ATGAATAAAATAGCTATAGTAACTGATTCATCTGCCCAATTAAGTTCAGATGAGATTAAAAGATTAGGTATTCATGTCTTACCCTTAACCATTTTAATCGACGACAAAACCTATATAGATGGAGAAAATATTCAAAAGGTTGAATTCATGAACTTAATGGAGAAAACAACCAACTTACCAAAAACGAGTCAACCTCCTCTTGGCAAATTTTTAGAACTTTATGATAAGCTTGGAGAAGACGGTGGTGAAGTGATTTCTATCCACATGACTGAATCTTTAAGTGGGACAGTTAATGCTGCTAGGCAAGCTGCTCAAATGACAGAGACTAAAGTAACAGTCATTGATAGTAATTTTACTGATCGTGGACTTGCTTTTCAAGTTATTGAAGCTGCAAAGTTAGCAACTAATGGCGCCAATGAAGAGACCATTTTAAATAAAATCGAAGCAGTAAAGGCACGTACAAGTTTGTTTATTTGTGTTAGAACGTTAGATAATCTAGTTAAGGGTGGAAGAGTTAGCCGAGTAGTAGGTACAGTCTCTAATCTAATGAATATGAAGTTAATTTTTGAATTAGTAGACGGGAAATTGGAAAGTCGAGTAAAAGGTCGTGGCATGAAGCCAATAAATAAATGGAATCAAGCATTAAAAGAAACGTTAACGCAGACCAAAAATTTAGCTGAAGTTTCGTTTTCACATGCTGCTGATTTTGATTATGTAAATGATTTGAAAGAAGATTTCCAACTTGTAATGCCAGATGTTCTAATGACAATGGATCATACGGGTCCAATCATTGCGACTCACACCGGAAAAGGCGCGTATGCCATCATTTATTATGAAAAACAGGGAATTTAG
- a CDS encoding GDSL-type esterase/lipase family protein: MKVVRSFLITCLILAIGTFIVFQGLNLVMNKDKIQENKQSANPKQTIHFLAIGDSLTKGVGDSTQNGGYVPLVANQLKETRGIDNVTTKNYGITGERSDQILKRVQQQEDLQVDIKRADIIVLSAGGNDLVQTFKKEKLKINQESFLQPEKKYKNNLSMILKKLNKQNPKAQIYVFGLYNPYDSLFPEMTEMKDILLSWNTATKLIAEENKATYFSLSSLFNGAERPTISKINKSSEKIDTSSLLYEEDLFHPNDKGYQLIANELYRAIIDHKKISD; this comes from the coding sequence ATGAAAGTAGTACGTTCTTTCTTAATTACTTGCCTAATCTTAGCAATAGGTACGTTTATCGTTTTTCAAGGATTAAATTTAGTTATGAATAAAGATAAAATACAAGAAAACAAGCAATCGGCCAATCCAAAACAAACTATTCATTTTTTAGCAATAGGTGATTCATTGACCAAGGGTGTAGGGGATAGTACTCAAAATGGTGGCTATGTACCGTTAGTTGCAAATCAATTAAAAGAAACTCGTGGAATAGACAACGTAACCACAAAGAACTATGGTATAACCGGTGAACGAAGTGATCAGATTTTAAAAAGGGTTCAACAACAAGAAGACCTTCAAGTAGATATAAAAAGAGCAGATATTATCGTTTTATCAGCGGGCGGCAATGACCTTGTCCAAACGTTTAAAAAAGAAAAACTTAAAATTAACCAAGAGAGTTTTCTTCAACCAGAAAAGAAATATAAAAATAATCTTTCTATGATCTTAAAAAAATTGAATAAACAAAATCCAAAGGCTCAAATTTATGTTTTCGGTCTGTATAATCCATATGATTCTCTTTTCCCAGAAATGACTGAAATGAAAGATATTCTTCTTTCATGGAATACAGCTACTAAATTGATAGCTGAAGAGAATAAAGCTACTTATTTTTCATTGAGCAGTTTATTTAATGGAGCAGAAAGACCAACCATTTCTAAGATAAATAAGTCATCTGAGAAAATAGATACCAGTTCTTTGTTATACGAAGAAGATTTGTTTCATCCAAATGATAAAGGTTACCAGTTAATAGCCAATGAGTTATATCGTGCTATTATAGACCATAAAAAAATATCCGATTAA
- a CDS encoding YpmS family protein: MEEKSEKNRLNYWKWAFLLLLSIVLGSVIWLSSQLTPFIQGEPNLSLNESKKEEMTFQIQARKKDLNQLVTKYIDEELSNKQVDFNFILDEQAQLSGTFQLFSRDVGFSLFLDPFVMENGNLQFKATRISVGALDLPISFAMNLIKSQLKVPEWVAIDTKKEIIVFNLNEFYLKSGMHFTADKIDLEKDDIRLNVFLPNN, from the coding sequence ATGGAAGAAAAGAGTGAAAAGAACAGACTTAATTATTGGAAATGGGCATTTTTATTGCTGTTATCAATTGTGTTAGGGAGCGTAATTTGGTTATCCTCTCAATTAACACCTTTTATCCAAGGTGAGCCTAATTTATCTTTAAATGAGTCTAAAAAAGAAGAAATGACTTTTCAAATTCAAGCGCGTAAAAAAGATCTGAATCAATTAGTTACAAAATATATTGATGAAGAACTATCAAATAAGCAAGTTGACTTTAATTTTATTTTAGATGAACAAGCTCAACTATCAGGAACCTTTCAATTATTTAGTCGTGATGTAGGATTTTCATTGTTTTTAGACCCGTTTGTAATGGAAAATGGAAACCTTCAATTTAAAGCAACTAGAATTTCAGTTGGAGCTTTAGATTTACCTATTTCCTTTGCGATGAATCTGATAAAGTCTCAGTTAAAAGTCCCAGAGTGGGTAGCTATTGATACAAAAAAAGAAATCATTGTGTTTAACTTAAATGAATTTTATTTAAAAAGTGGCATGCATTTTACTGCTGATAAAATAGATTTGGAAAAGGATGACATCCGTTTAAATGTTTTTTTACCCAATAATTAA
- a CDS encoding YozE family protein, translated as MRTSFYHYLMTERDPHKKDTITLFANEAYLDVGFPKQSDDYQKISHYLELNGDYLPEMSIFDEAWERYLEKDK; from the coding sequence ATGCGAACTTCATTTTATCACTATTTAATGACAGAAAGAGACCCACACAAAAAAGATACTATTACATTATTTGCTAATGAGGCCTATCTTGATGTTGGCTTTCCGAAACAGTCAGATGATTATCAAAAAATAAGCCATTATCTAGAATTAAATGGCGATTATTTACCAGAAATGTCTATCTTTGATGAAGCTTGGGAAAGATATTTAGAAAAAGATAAATAA
- the deoD gene encoding purine-nucleoside phosphorylase — translation MSTHINAKEGEIAETILLPGDPLRAKYIAETFLTDVVQYNTVRNMFGYTGMYKGTRISVQGTGMGLPSMMIYAEELITKYNVQNLMRVGTGGGMKDTIKVRDVVLAQGATTDSSINRHTFHNQVDFAPLANFELLKTAYDIGMEKGLNVKVGNVLSADRFYNEELDKKKLADYGVLAVEMEAAGLYTLAAKYDRKALTILTISDHLLTGEETTSEERETTFNDMMILALETAIKLPQA, via the coding sequence ATGAGCACACATATTAATGCAAAAGAAGGAGAAATAGCTGAAACGATTTTATTACCTGGGGATCCATTACGTGCAAAATATATTGCTGAGACATTTTTAACAGATGTAGTGCAATACAATACTGTCCGTAATATGTTTGGTTATACAGGAATGTACAAAGGAACAAGGATTTCTGTTCAAGGTACTGGGATGGGACTTCCATCAATGATGATTTATGCAGAAGAACTTATTACAAAATACAATGTTCAAAACTTAATGCGCGTCGGTACTGGCGGCGGCATGAAAGATACCATTAAAGTTAGAGATGTTGTTTTAGCGCAAGGAGCGACAACGGATTCTAGTATCAACCGCCATACATTCCACAATCAGGTAGATTTTGCTCCACTGGCTAATTTTGAACTATTGAAAACAGCTTACGATATAGGGATGGAAAAAGGGTTGAATGTGAAAGTCGGGAACGTTTTATCAGCGGATCGTTTTTATAATGAAGAGTTAGATAAAAAGAAATTAGCTGATTATGGTGTTCTGGCTGTTGAGATGGAAGCAGCAGGATTATATACATTAGCAGCTAAATATGACCGTAAAGCATTAACAATACTGACAATAAGTGATCATTTATTAACAGGAGAAGAGACCACATCTGAGGAGCGAGAAACTACTTTTAACGACATGATGATTCTTGCTTTAGAAACAGCTATTAAATTACCTCAAGCCTAA
- a CDS encoding S41 family peptidase, with translation MQDEPEKKKQSKVKIKTYLISLFIVAAVSIGGTYMLTNQSNQDIPVKKQDDTQSGKLSKVEAVYDQLLSQYFKDVDGDMLIEGALTGMVDAIGDPYTQYLDVSEATSLNNTISASFEGIGAEVMKQGDSIMIVSPIAGSPAEKAGLKPNDILLKADDKDLTGLSLNEAVSFIRGEKGSKVVLTIRRGETQFEVSVTRDTIPVETVVYNLDKEHPTIGYISINSFSNPTYDELVTAVKELRTQGAKSFIFDVRQNPGGILDGALNISNMFVEEGSIIMQTQEKDQEPVKLTADKETMGEFKVTEPSVLLVDEGSASASEILAGALKEAADIPIIGTKTFGKGTVQTVASFSDNSELKLTIAKWLTPSGKWINEKGIEPTIPVELPDYTKLLIIDSTKEYQLGDVSDEVENLEKVFEALDYETGPVDGYLDEQTVSTIKEFQTEQKLETTGVVTGDTAAAMIEDLRTLIKDNDTQYEKGLDYLKE, from the coding sequence ATGCAAGATGAACCAGAAAAGAAAAAACAAAGTAAAGTTAAGATAAAAACTTATTTAATTTCTTTGTTTATCGTTGCTGCTGTTTCAATCGGTGGAACTTATATGCTGACAAACCAATCAAATCAAGACATTCCCGTTAAAAAACAAGACGATACTCAATCAGGGAAACTATCTAAAGTTGAAGCGGTGTATGATCAACTTTTAAGTCAATATTTTAAAGATGTTGATGGTGATATGCTTATCGAAGGTGCATTAACTGGAATGGTTGACGCAATTGGAGATCCCTACACACAATATCTCGATGTTTCAGAAGCAACGTCTTTAAATAATACTATTTCAGCTTCTTTTGAAGGTATCGGTGCTGAAGTAATGAAACAAGGTGATTCTATTATGATTGTTTCTCCTATAGCCGGTTCTCCCGCAGAAAAAGCGGGATTAAAACCCAATGATATCCTATTAAAAGCTGACGATAAAGACTTAACAGGACTATCTTTAAACGAAGCGGTTTCATTTATCAGAGGTGAAAAAGGCTCTAAGGTTGTTTTGACGATTCGACGTGGAGAAACTCAGTTTGAAGTGTCTGTTACTCGAGATACAATTCCAGTAGAAACAGTCGTTTATAACTTAGATAAAGAGCATCCAACGATTGGCTATATTTCTATTAATAGTTTTTCAAATCCAACGTATGACGAATTAGTCACGGCTGTAAAAGAGTTGCGCACTCAAGGAGCTAAATCTTTTATTTTTGATGTTCGACAAAACCCTGGTGGTATATTAGATGGAGCTTTGAATATATCTAATATGTTTGTTGAAGAAGGTTCTATTATTATGCAAACACAAGAAAAAGACCAAGAACCCGTTAAATTAACAGCCGATAAGGAAACAATGGGTGAATTTAAGGTCACAGAACCTTCTGTACTTTTAGTAGATGAAGGAAGTGCTAGTGCATCAGAAATCCTTGCCGGCGCATTGAAAGAGGCTGCTGATATCCCTATTATTGGAACTAAGACATTTGGAAAAGGAACGGTTCAAACCGTTGCTAGTTTTTCAGATAATAGCGAGTTGAAATTAACGATTGCCAAATGGTTAACACCATCGGGTAAATGGATTAACGAAAAAGGAATAGAACCTACTATTCCAGTTGAATTACCGGACTATACAAAACTATTAATCATTGACAGCACAAAAGAATACCAATTAGGGGACGTTTCAGACGAAGTTGAAAATCTTGAAAAAGTATTTGAAGCTTTAGATTATGAAACAGGTCCGGTTGATGGGTATCTCGATGAGCAAACGGTTTCAACAATCAAAGAATTTCAAACAGAGCAAAAATTAGAAACAACTGGTGTAGTAACTGGAGATACAGCTGCAGCAATGATCGAAGATTTACGTACTTTAATAAAAGATAATGACACACAATATGAAAAAGGATTAGACTATTTGAAAGAATAA
- the lepB gene encoding signal peptidase I has translation MEKKTWKSHLWDWFKPFLFAVVLTIFFRNFIFLPMTIEGASMIPTFQQNDEIIVRTIYHINRFDLIVFKDDSNRILVKRVIGLPNETLQYEDDQLYIDDVLIKEPFLNNSLVERASGTWTSNFTLEEITGQITIPEDEYFVLGDNRRSSNDSRYFGSVSASDIIGETSMIYYPFKRLSFVQ, from the coding sequence ATGGAGAAAAAAACTTGGAAGAGCCATTTGTGGGATTGGTTTAAACCCTTTTTGTTTGCGGTGGTACTGACAATTTTCTTTCGGAATTTCATTTTTTTGCCAATGACTATTGAAGGTGCTTCAATGATACCAACATTTCAGCAAAATGATGAAATCATAGTAAGAACGATATACCACATCAATCGATTTGATTTGATTGTTTTTAAAGATGATTCTAACCGAATACTAGTAAAAAGAGTTATTGGGTTACCTAATGAGACACTGCAGTATGAAGACGATCAATTGTATATAGACGATGTATTAATCAAGGAACCATTCCTAAACAATTCATTAGTCGAGCGTGCTAGTGGGACGTGGACATCTAATTTTACGTTAGAAGAAATAACAGGTCAGATAACCATTCCTGAAGATGAATATTTCGTTCTTGGAGATAACCGTAGATCTAGTAATGATAGTCGTTATTTTGGTTCTGTTTCTGCATCTGATATTATTGGTGAAACATCGATGATTTATTATCCATTTAAACGTTTATCCTTTGTTCAATAA
- the lepB gene encoding signal peptidase I: protein MSKTTYSDGRDSQTESFEPRKARYTNGGEYSKNNKKKSFASEAGNTLLYVIIAIIIFFLIRQFLFVPVSVDGDSMYPTLHDNDRLILNKVEKTNRFDIIVFPAPDNPDEPTISDKQYIKRVIGVPGDEIMVVDETLYVNGEVVKEPYLESVKTKLVPGETLTDDFTLASVTGIEKVPDDSYFVMGDNRTNSLDSRIFGFIDETTVSGTIDVRIWPLNSFGMLNN, encoded by the coding sequence GTGAGTAAAACAACTTATTCAGATGGAAGAGATTCACAGACAGAAAGTTTCGAACCAAGAAAAGCTCGATATACGAATGGTGGAGAATATTCAAAAAATAATAAGAAAAAGAGTTTTGCTTCTGAGGCAGGAAATACTTTATTATATGTTATTATAGCCATCATTATTTTTTTTCTTATTCGTCAATTCTTGTTTGTACCCGTAAGTGTTGATGGCGATTCAATGTATCCCACACTTCACGACAATGACCGTCTAATTTTAAATAAAGTCGAAAAGACAAATCGATTCGATATCATTGTTTTTCCAGCACCTGACAATCCTGATGAGCCAACTATTTCAGATAAGCAATACATTAAGAGAGTTATTGGTGTGCCTGGTGATGAAATTATGGTGGTTGATGAAACATTATATGTAAATGGTGAAGTGGTTAAAGAACCTTACCTAGAATCGGTTAAAACTAAATTGGTTCCAGGAGAAACGTTAACCGATGATTTTACTTTAGCATCCGTGACAGGCATAGAAAAAGTTCCAGATGATTCCTATTTTGTAATGGGGGATAATAGGACTAATTCGTTAGATAGTCGAATATTTGGGTTTATCGATGAAACGACTGTTTCAGGAACAATAGATGTTCGTATTTGGCCTTTGAATAGTTTTGGTATGCTAAATAATTAA
- the ylqF gene encoding ribosome biogenesis GTPase YlqF, with product MTTIQWFPGHMAKARRQVTEKLTLVDVVFELVDARIPLSSRNPILDELIGEKPRIVILNKSDLADSVLVQKWVAYFNNQGISAVPIVAQEGMGMKKVMSEAKRLLKPKFDRMAAQGRKPRPIRAMSIGIPNVGKSTLINRFIKKNVAQTGNKPGVTKAQQWLKLNKELDLLDTPGILWPKFEDPEVGKKLALTGAIKDTILQLDDIALYGLEIMKEKYPANLAARYQLSETEMALESPELLMLITEKRGFIDDYSRAAEMIVYEIRSGKVGRYTLDDIPEKSPNETRKN from the coding sequence ATGACAACAATTCAATGGTTCCCAGGACATATGGCTAAAGCCAGAAGGCAAGTTACAGAGAAACTTACATTAGTCGATGTTGTATTTGAGCTAGTAGATGCAAGAATTCCATTGTCTAGTCGTAACCCGATATTAGATGAATTAATTGGAGAGAAACCCCGTATAGTTATTTTAAACAAAAGCGACTTAGCTGATAGTGTCTTAGTTCAAAAATGGGTTGCTTATTTTAATAATCAAGGTATTTCAGCTGTTCCTATTGTAGCACAAGAAGGCATGGGGATGAAAAAAGTTATGAGCGAAGCGAAGAGATTATTAAAACCTAAATTTGATCGTATGGCAGCACAAGGACGCAAACCTCGTCCAATTAGAGCCATGAGTATTGGTATTCCAAATGTAGGTAAATCTACCCTTATTAATCGATTCATAAAAAAAAATGTAGCTCAAACGGGTAACAAACCTGGGGTAACTAAAGCCCAACAGTGGCTCAAATTAAATAAAGAACTTGATTTGTTAGATACACCAGGAATTTTATGGCCGAAATTCGAAGATCCTGAAGTAGGTAAGAAACTTGCTCTAACAGGAGCAATCAAAGACACCATTTTACAATTAGATGATATTGCTTTATATGGCTTAGAGATAATGAAAGAAAAATATCCAGCAAACCTTGCTGCACGTTATCAATTATCTGAAACAGAGATGGCATTAGAATCGCCAGAGTTATTGATGTTAATAACTGAAAAAAGAGGATTCATCGATGATTACAGTCGAGCAGCAGAAATGATTGTTTATGAAATACGTAGTGGAAAAGTTGGTCGCTATACTTTAGATGATATTCCCGAAAAATCTCCTAACGAAACGAGAAAAAACTAA
- a CDS encoding ribonuclease HII, which translates to MEKPLSVAAIKALLSEIDYPLDERISIFQVDQRKGVVAALKTWEKRLEKQQLKEDKFKKMLQNEQAIWGRGLSFIAGIDEVGRGPLAGPVVAAAVILPKDFQILGINDSKQLSSEKREKFFIEIQEHALGIGIGIKDHSIIDDINIYQATKLAMLEAVQQLPQTPGYLLIDAMKLPTTIPQESLIKGDSKSLSIAAASIVAKVTRDRMMSEYDLLYPGYGFAQNAGYGTKIHLEGLAKLGVCPIHRHSFAPVRNTVNKKRF; encoded by the coding sequence ATGGAAAAACCATTATCTGTTGCTGCAATTAAAGCTCTACTAAGCGAGATTGATTATCCACTAGATGAACGCATTTCTATTTTTCAAGTGGACCAAAGAAAAGGTGTTGTAGCAGCTTTAAAGACTTGGGAAAAACGATTAGAAAAGCAGCAATTAAAAGAAGATAAATTCAAAAAAATGCTGCAAAACGAACAAGCAATTTGGGGTAGAGGATTATCTTTTATTGCTGGAATTGATGAAGTTGGTCGTGGACCTTTGGCTGGTCCAGTAGTAGCAGCAGCTGTCATTTTGCCAAAAGATTTTCAAATCCTAGGAATCAATGATTCAAAGCAGTTATCAAGTGAAAAAAGAGAAAAATTTTTCATAGAAATACAAGAACATGCTTTAGGAATAGGAATAGGCATAAAGGATCATAGTATCATTGATGATATTAATATATACCAAGCAACGAAGTTAGCTATGTTGGAAGCTGTTCAACAACTGCCACAGACTCCGGGATATCTATTGATTGATGCTATGAAATTGCCAACAACTATTCCTCAAGAAAGTCTAATAAAAGGCGATAGCAAAAGCCTATCTATTGCTGCAGCCAGTATTGTTGCAAAAGTGACTCGTGACCGTATGATGAGCGAATATGATCTTTTGTATCCTGGCTATGGATTTGCTCAAAATGCCGGATATGGAACGAAAATTCATTTAGAAGGTTTAGCAAAATTGGGTGTTTGTCCAATACATCGCCACTCTTTTGCACCTGTTAGAAATACAGTAAACAAAAAAAGATTTTGA
- the dprA gene encoding DNA-processing protein DprA — MDKQLLEQKIFHLAHCQGIGPISQVRMISALLDNSRLTAYQLAICAHLPTKNKDAFLESYARIEPERLKEKYKLQGIQWITLLDRSYPEYLKNIYNPPAILFYRGNLKLLEKNLLAIVGSRKNTPYGTLILDKLLPELIGKGLVTVSGLAKGIDCAVHQKTMLLGGKTIAVIGTGLDYSYPYEHKKLQKDIGDHHLVISEYPLGVKPLPYHFPMRNRIIAGLSLGTLVVEAKEHSGSLITANLALQEGREVFAVPGSITSLYSAGTNNLIMQGAKCVLSATHILEEFIFDKDSH; from the coding sequence ATGGATAAACAGCTTCTGGAACAAAAAATATTTCATTTAGCACATTGTCAAGGAATAGGCCCAATCAGTCAGGTTAGAATGATCTCAGCGCTACTAGATAATAGTCGATTAACAGCTTACCAATTAGCCATATGCGCTCATTTACCAACTAAAAATAAAGATGCTTTTTTAGAAAGCTATGCCCGTATTGAACCAGAAAGACTAAAGGAAAAGTATAAACTACAAGGAATTCAATGGATTACATTATTGGATAGAAGCTATCCTGAATATTTAAAAAACATTTATAATCCGCCAGCAATTTTATTTTATAGAGGAAATTTAAAACTATTAGAAAAAAATTTGTTAGCTATTGTAGGTTCAAGAAAAAATACGCCTTATGGAACTCTAATATTGGACAAATTATTACCTGAATTGATTGGAAAAGGACTCGTTACCGTCAGTGGATTAGCAAAAGGAATTGATTGCGCTGTTCATCAAAAAACAATGTTGCTAGGTGGAAAGACTATCGCCGTAATTGGAACGGGTTTAGACTACTCCTACCCTTATGAACATAAAAAACTACAGAAAGATATCGGGGATCACCATTTGGTTATCTCAGAATATCCATTAGGAGTAAAACCATTGCCTTATCATTTTCCAATGCGAAATAGAATCATTGCTGGCCTATCTTTAGGTACATTAGTTGTAGAAGCAAAAGAGCATAGTGGTAGTTTAATTACAGCTAATTTAGCTTTGCAAGAAGGGCGAGAAGTGTTTGCTGTTCCTGGATCAATTACGAGCCTTTATTCAGCAGGAACAAACAATTTAATTATGCAAGGAGCAAAATGTGTTCTGTCTGCTACTCATATTTTAGAAGAGTTTATTTTTGATAAAGATAGCCATTAA